In the genome of Planifilum fimeticola, one region contains:
- the minD gene encoding septum site-determining protein MinD: protein MGESIVVTSGKGGVGKTTTSANVGTALALEGKKVCLVDTDIGLRNLDVLLGLENRIVYDLVDVIEGNCTRQQALIKDKRCDTLFLIPAAQSKDKSAISSQQLRSLIAELKEEFDYVIIDCPAGIELGFKNAVSGADQAIVVTTPESTAVRDADRVIGLLEKEDVGKPKLIVNRYRPRLVKEGGMMKVDDVVNILAVDLLGVVPDDETIIRTGNQGEPAVFEAKCPAGRAYRNIARRIQGEVVPMLPLEKRGGIFSRLKRWLGFG, encoded by the coding sequence GTGGGGGAGTCGATCGTCGTCACTTCCGGTAAGGGAGGGGTCGGGAAAACGACCACTTCGGCCAATGTCGGCACGGCGTTAGCCCTGGAGGGCAAAAAGGTGTGCCTCGTGGATACGGATATCGGCCTGCGCAACCTGGATGTCCTGCTGGGCTTGGAAAACCGGATCGTATACGACCTGGTGGACGTGATAGAAGGCAATTGCACCCGCCAACAGGCGCTCATCAAGGACAAGCGCTGTGACACGCTGTTTCTCATCCCGGCGGCGCAATCCAAGGACAAGTCGGCCATTTCCTCACAGCAGCTCCGGTCTTTGATCGCCGAATTGAAGGAGGAGTTTGATTACGTCATCATCGACTGCCCCGCCGGGATCGAGCTGGGATTCAAAAATGCCGTATCCGGAGCGGATCAGGCCATCGTCGTGACGACGCCGGAGAGCACCGCCGTCCGGGATGCGGACCGGGTGATCGGCCTGTTGGAGAAGGAGGATGTCGGCAAGCCCAAGTTGATCGTCAACCGCTATCGTCCGCGCCTTGTGAAGGAAGGCGGGATGATGAAGGTGGACGACGTGGTGAACATACTGGCGGTCGATCTGCTCGGAGTGGTTCCCGATGATGAGACCATCATCCGCACCGGCAATCAAGGGGAACCCGCCGTTTTTGAAGCCAAGTGTCCCGCCGGACGGGCCTATCGCAATATTGCCCGTCGCATACAGGGGGAAGTGGTTCCCATGCTGCCGCTGGAGAAGCGGGGCGGCATTTTTTCCAGGTTGAAGCGCTGGCTCGGTTTTGGATGA
- a CDS encoding septum site-determining protein MinC — MSKLVKPGVTIKGTKDGLLFLLDETRPFSALLDEIRQKLEHVSSHIWDGPDTPVLIKLGRRQITREEEKELRQVFSIRKNLIVRSIEAEGMHYLADSTPGIKLLCGTIRSGQVLDHRGDLLFLGDVNPGGCIRSTGSIYVLGALRGLAHAGSEGDESAIVAASVFRPTQLRIADVISRPPDEWDESEVGMRFAYLLDAQIAVDSVHDLGQIRPELEWRDKRFKSL, encoded by the coding sequence ATGAGCAAACTGGTGAAGCCGGGTGTGACGATCAAAGGAACCAAGGACGGTTTGTTGTTTCTGCTGGACGAAACCCGGCCTTTTTCTGCACTTCTGGATGAGATCCGGCAAAAGCTGGAGCATGTTTCCTCACATATTTGGGATGGACCGGATACGCCGGTGCTGATCAAATTGGGGCGAAGGCAGATTACCCGGGAAGAGGAGAAAGAGCTTCGTCAGGTTTTTTCCATTCGTAAAAATTTAATCGTTCGTTCCATCGAAGCGGAAGGGATGCACTACCTGGCCGATTCAACCCCGGGTATCAAGTTGCTTTGCGGAACGATCCGGTCCGGGCAGGTTCTGGATCACCGCGGTGATTTGCTCTTTCTGGGGGACGTCAATCCCGGGGGTTGTATCCGCTCCACCGGCAGCATCTACGTGCTGGGGGCGCTTCGCGGTTTGGCCCATGCAGGAAGCGAAGGGGATGAATCGGCGATTGTTGCCGCTTCCGTCTTTCGTCCGACCCAACTGCGGATCGCTGATGTGATCTCCCGCCCCCCCGATGAATGGGATGAATCGGAAGTGGGCATGCGTTTTGCCTATTTGTTGGATGCGCAGATCGCCGTCGACTCGGTTCATGATTTGGGTCAGATTCGGCCGGAGCTGGAGTGGAGGGATAAACGCTTTAAATCCCTGTGA